From Gracilimonas sp.:
GTTATTGAATCCTGAACCGAGAATCTTCCTTGCTCAGCCTGCCGGTACAGCTCCATGATAACCGGTGTTTTCATAGTGCTTGCGGCGTGAAAGCGTTCATCTTCATTGATGCTAATCACCAAATCAGGATCCTGAAGACTTTTAAAGGATATCCCGAAGGTACCTTCAAGTTCAGAAACTCTGGTGTTGATGAGATTTTCCAGTTCGGGGAGGGTTTCAGGATGTTGGGGGGAGGAACAGGAAATGAGGAAACAAAAAAGCAGAAGGAAAGACAGAGATCGCATTTTAGGCGTTTATTTTTAATGATCAGGAGGTAGATACAGAATGTTCGGATATAAAAAAAGCCGCTTGATTAAGCGGCTTTTGTAAAAACTTAGAGCTGTAAAAATCAGTCTTTGTTTTTGATGTCCTGAATCTCAAGACGGATCTCCTGAGCTAATTTTTTTAATTCCTGAAGGCCTTTACGCGCACGTGTACCCGCTGCTTTGTTGCCCTTGTCGTAGAATTTTTCCATTTCTACTGTGGTTTCTTCTACGAGGTTTTTGATTTCTTCAACTCTACTCATTAGTAGCTCCGTTAAATTATTTATTAGTTAAAATTTTCTGTTTTCAGAAAGTGCGTTGAAGCTATTCAATCGGGGATATTGAGTCAAATTAAAAAGTGCTTTTTTAGCATAAATTTTAAACTTTTTTTCGGGTCACTCGATTTTTGTCACTTTTTTCAGCGATGGCCAGTTGGCAAAATCAGTAGCGGTAGTCAGTTTTAAGGGATGATCAAAATTTCTAAACTCATCGGGAATGGTGGTTTCTGCAAATCCGGCCGGTAAATTGCCCCATGAGAGCTTTTCTTTGGATTCTGAAATCAGGATTTCATCTTTCTCGTTTTTTGAGAACAAAAGGATATCTGCATTATCCAGTTCAATGGATAAAGACCGGCTGAATTCAGGTAATGGAACATGCTGAGGAGCTCCGTTTTGCTCCACAAGACTTGAAATTAATAAATTAGGAGCTGCATGATGAGCGTCTAATGCTTTTTTGTTCAGGCTGATTGCATCTTCCCGTTTGGTGATCAATCCCTTTTGAAATCCATGAATACCTATAGTGGGAATTCCCTGGTCTGCAAATAATCCCACCAGCCGTTTGTTGAGGTCCTTAATGGCTCTGAGCCGGGCGTCCTCTCTCATCATGCCTGTTTGTATGAGCCGGTCGGTGTAGGGGCTGTCACCATGAACTACGAGCCCCTTGCGGTCACCAAGCTTTGCCAGCGACTTGGCAAAGGCGGTCAGGAAAACAGAATTCTCCAGATGTTCGTGGTCAAGTACAGCGATAAAGTTTATGGGCATATATACGGTTGATTATAAAAGCTTGAAATTAGCCATTCATTCTGTTGATGACTAACCTATTTCATCTGATTTCCATTTACGGACTGCCGTTATTTCTTGAGAGCAGAAGACTTGAAGCTAAAGGGTAGAAGGTCGAGGGAAAGGTGCTCCGACTGTGTTCCATCAGAATGATGAAGCACAATGTCATGATAGGGAAGCAGCTCTGAGATTACCTGGCGGCAGGCTCCGCATGGACTGCTGATTTCTCCCTTTCGGGTGTGCACTTCCAGACGGGTAAACTCGGTATGTCCTGCAGCAAAAGCTTTTGATATTGCTACTCTCTCTGCGCAGATGCCGTGCGTCCATGCACTTACTTCCACGTTTACGCCTTCGAAATATCCATCTTCTGTAAATAGAATGGCAGAAACCGGGAAGTCGGAGTTGGGAGTAACGGCTTTGTCCAGCAGTGTTTTTAATCTGGGCAGTACTTCAAATTCTTTTTCTGAAGGATGGAAGAGATCTTCCAGTTTATCCTGTGGAGGGTTGTTGGTTTCTATGACTTCCAGCTCAAACTCTTTGGCCCAGTAATCCAGCTGTTCGGATGCAGGATCTTGCGTGTAAATTTTAGCGGGAATTTCACCTTCACTCAGGCAGATGGCACAAGCAGCCTGGGCTGCCGGAATAGTGAGTGGGTATGAAATATTTTCAATCCTCACCCCGGCGTAACATTTCCCGGATTTACTTTCTACCACACACGCGTGTTTGTTCGAAGAGTAGGGTACATAAGATTGTTCGTAAAGTGGTTTCCAGCTCATACTAATTGGTTATTGCGGAAAAGGCTGCATCTGCAACTTTAGCCCTGATTTCACTGATTCGCTTTCCATACGACCGGTACGGAAATGTTCGATTGGTTAACAGAATAACGGCCATATTCTTCTCTCTGTCAATCCAAAGGCTGGTGCCTGTAAAGCCTAAGTGACCAAAAGTATCCTCACCGGCAAGCATCCCCGCAGTTGAAAAACCGCCCGGACTTTTTCGGTCAAAACCTAAACCGCGACCACTGTGCTCCGATTGTTTGGAGGTAAACTCACGGATAGTTTCAGCTTTCAGATATCTTTTGCCGGAATAAACTCCTTCATTCAGCAGCATGGTGCTGTATTTGGCCATATCGATGGAAGATGAAAACAACCCGGCATGCCCGGCCACACCATCCATAAAGTAGGCGCGTTCGTCATGCACCCGGCCTCGTACTTTTCCCCGGTCGAAAACGGTATCAATTTCAGTGGGGGATATTCTGGGTACCAGCCAGCGACTGGTTGAAGCCGGGTTAAAAAAGGTGCTGTACATATTCATAGGGAAGTAAAATTCATTTCTCATGAACCGGTCCAGCCGGCTGCCGCTCACTTCATGAACAATTTCACCCAGAAGAATCATCCCTAAATCACTGTACACATAATCAGAGCCGGTTTCGTAAATCAAAGGCTCATTCTTAATTGCCTCCACAATTTGATTTCTTTCCGTAAGTGAATCCACATACACGCGGAAAGCCGGGAGTCCGCTTTGATGAAGCAGGAGGTCGCGGATGGTAATGTCTTTCTTCTTGTCTGTTTTGAATTTTTCAATGTAGTTGGCAACAGGGTCATCGAGGGTAAGTTCACCTTCATCAACCAGTTTCATAATAGCGGTTGTGGTGGCCATTACTTTTGTGATGGATGCCAAATCAAATACATCCGTATCTCTTACGGCCTCTGTTTTCTCGTAATCCTGGTACCCATATCCGCGGTTGTAAGCCAGTACGCCATCTTTTACGATACCGACTACTGCTCCAGGAAAAACAGAATCCCGAATGGCTTCGCTAATAATTCGGTCCACTTCAAACAGCTTTTCATGATCCAGGTTTACTTCTTCCGGTTCCCCAAATCGCAGGGTGGTATGCTCCATTTCCAGTCCGGCCCCTAACGGGTAAAGCCCGGGTATTTCGATGGGGAGCCTGGCACTGATTTTACTGGCTCCAAACAGGGCAGGAACCACACCGTGAACCTGTTGGGATGAATGGTACCAGCCCAATACATGAGCATCGGTATCCTTTAAATCTGAAAGTACATACGGGTTCCCGAATGAAACCAGCACGGTGGGTTTCCGGCTCTTCACCAGGTTATTCAGGAAATACTGCTGCTCGGAATTCAGGTGAACGGTTTGTCCGTTCCGAAGGTGCAGAAATGAACCGATGATGATCAGGTCCACCTCACCGGCTTTATTCAATATCCTTCTTTTATCCTGCTCACTCGTTCTTTCATCATAGATATGGAAAGTAACATCGGGGTGATAATCGCGGAGTTCTTTCACAAAGTCAGATCCCGTTCGGCCGGACCGGTCATCGGCAACCGAAACCACCATGATCTCCGGATATTCAGACGGGAGCAGAGGCAAGATATTATTCTCATTTTTCAGCAGCGTGATAGACTCCCGGGCTATGCGGCGGGCTTCAGCTTCATGAAAAGCCGTGTTTATCTTGGTATCCAGCTCATTGATGTCTGCCTGGTTCTCCGAATCAAATAGTCCGTATTGCTGCTTCCAGAGCATCAGCTTGGCAAACGATTTGTTAATTCGCTCTTCGGTAATTTCCCCATCCTCAACGGCTTGCTGCACTTCGTTGATGGCAGTATAAACATCCGGGCTGATGAGCATAATGTCGGCACCGGCATTCAAAGCCTGTACTACAGCCCGCCCGGGTGAAAATTTGGAACTGATGCCTTTCATTTCCAGTCCATCGGTCACCACCATGCCGTCAAACTTAAGAGAATCCATGAGCAAACTTCCCAGGATTACCGAATCGAGAGTGGCAGGGAGGAATTCAGTTGGGTTCATGTTCGGAAAGGCGATATGAGCACTCATCACGCTTCCGATACCACCATCAATAGCGGCGCGGAAGGGGATCAATTCCAGGGAATCAAGCCGGTTGTAGTCATAATTGACAACGGGAAGGTCGCTGTGCGAATCAACATCGGTATCTCCATGGCCGGGAAAATGTTTGGCGGTGGCAACCAAGCGCTCACTTTGCACGCCTTGCATAAACGCAGTACCGAATTCAGATACAATCTGAGGATCTCCTGAAAAAGAGCGCACATTGATGACCGGGTTATCCGGATTGTTGTTTACATCCAGAACAGGAGCATAAATCTGGTGAACACCCAATGCCTTGGCTTCAATAGCGGTTATCTTTCCCATCATAAAGGCATTGCGCTTGTCGCCGGTGGCAGCAACGCCCATGGCAGGGGTGAACCGGGTTGTACCCGACACCCGCATCGCGGCTCCGAATTCCATGTCTTGCGATACCCAAAGGGGGAATTTGGCCATCCGCTGTAATTTATTGGTCATGATGGCCTGCCCGTAAATATCCCCACGCATAAAAATGATGCCACCCACATGATGTTTTTGCACCATCTCTTCCAGCAGTTTGTAATTACGGTCTTCCCGGTTGGTGAACTCGCCTTCGGCCGGAATAAAAAAGAGCTGCCCGATTTTTTCTTTCAAAGTGGTATGTACAATCAGGGAGTCGAGATACTCTTCTGAAGATTTATCGATCGTTTTTTCGGGGAAGTTTTGAACGGTTTGCCCAAAAAGAAACTCGGACAGACTTTGGGTATTCCCTGCTGTAGTATCTATCAGAAGAAAACCGATCACGATAAAAAAAGCCGTGGAAAATCTGCTTTTCATAAAAGAAGTGTAGATGATTTTTGACCTAATTACGCTCTAAATGTACGTGTTAGTAACAGACTACGCCAACGCTTTATTTTTTAGCTTTTCTGGGAAAAACTTCGCGAAGACTGTGCTGTTACCACTTCTAAACTGAATTTCGGTTCACTTAAATTCCACGGGAATAAATTTTCTTTATGAATACACATTTTCACTTTATTTACAGCTTGAAAATGCTCATCATTGACTATGATAAGTGACGAGAAAAAAGAAGAAGTACGGGCAGCCGCAGATATCGTGGAGGTGGTTTCAGACTACGTAAAGCTGAAGCGGTCGGGCAGTGGATTTGTGGGGCTCTGTCCTTATCATGATGAAAAAACACCTTCCTTTAACGTTACTCCCCGTCTTGAGATTTTTAAATGCTTTGGTTGTGGTGAATCAGGGGATGTATTTAAGTTTGTGATGGATCAGGAAGGGGTGGGCTTCAATGAGGCCGTTCGTCAACTCGCCGAGCGGTACGGAGTCTTCATCCCGGAAGAGGATAATGAAGAGCCGAGCGAGAATACCCAGCTTCGGGAAGGTATTTACCATGCACTCAAATTCGCGGGTGTATTTTATTACCGAAACCTGATTGAAAACCCGGAAGCTGAAAAGGCTATCAAGTACCTCGAGAACCGGGGATATAACCGGGAAGTGTATAAAAAGTTCGGACTGGGTTTTTCTCCATCGGGAGGAGAGGAGCTATGGAAGGCTGCAAAGAATGCCGGCATTGATGAAAATTACTTAGTTGAGGCAGACCTTATCAAGCCAAGTAACCGCGGCAGTGGCTTTTACGATACTTTTCGGGGAAGACTGATGTTTCCCATTTTCAATCCTACCGGAAAAGTAATTGCCTTTGCGGGACGTGTTTTGGGTAATGAAAAGACGGCGAAATACATCAACTCATCCCAAACCAAAGTCTATAACAAGAGCGAGGTTGTTTACGGAGTCAATTTTGCGAGGAATGAGATTCGAAAGAACAAGGAAGTGATTCTGGTGGAAGGCTACACGGATGTAATCACTCTTCATGAACAGGGCATCAAGAATGTGGTGGCCAGCAGTGGGACGTCGCTCACAGCCGGACAAATGAAGATTTTGCATCGCTATGGTGAACGCATTGTCATGATCTATGACTCCGATGATGCGGGGCAAACGGCGATGAAGCGGGGTATCAATATCGCGCTGGCCGAGGGGATGGAAGTGCAACTGCTGGAGCTGCCTGAAGATCAGGACCCTGATTCTTTTGTGAAGCAGTTCGGCAAGGAATCATTTGAAGAACTGAAGAAAGAGGAAGCCGGCGATTTTGTGGATTTTCTGCTACTGAAGGCCGGTGAAGAAGGCCGGCTCGAAAAGCCTACTGAAATACCCAAGGTGATCACCGAGATCCTGGAGTCGATTGCCAACATCAAAGACTCCATTCAGCGACAGGTTTATGTACAGTACCTGCATCAGAAGATGCAAAAGTTCCAGAAGGTGAAGGAAAGCGATTTATATGAGCAGCTGGAGCGGGTTATGAACGACAGGCGCTGGGAAGAAAAACGCTCGCAGCGAAGGGAAGAAGCCCGGCAGCGTTTTCAGGAGGATCGTGCAACCCAGGATCCGGGAATGGAAGGTGGGCCAATGGATGAACCTCCGCATCCATCCGGCGCAGCAGTTTCGGAAAGGCCTCAACCTCGCTCCAGGAAAAAACCTCACTTTGAGAAAGAGCTCATTCGTCTGATGATTACCTATGGTCGCAGTATGGTGGAATACATTTGTTCGTTCACCAATTCCAAACTCTTTGAGGATGATGAACTGCGGATGTTTTATGAGGATATCATCGAGCGATATAAAGAGGAAAAAGAGATTTCTGTGAATGTGTATTCCGGCATGGACGACCCTTTTCCGCGTTTGGTTGGAGATGTTCTATTGGAGCAGCACACGGCCAGTGATCGCCACGAGGAAAAAGTGGGACTGAAGTATGAAAAGGATAAGAATCCTTATAAAACGGCTAAAAGCTCTATCAGAGCGTCACAGATAAACTTTTACCGGCATAAACAAAATGAGCTGGCTGATAAAATTGCAGCCGCTAAGGGCGAGGAAAAGCTGGAACTGATGGAGCGTCAGAAAGATATTAAATCAAAACTTACCCGCCGGGAAACAACCGATCCTGATGACTTATACCCCGATCCGGATTCTGATATAGACCACCAGGTTAACGACAAGGTGTTTCAGTACAAGATGAAGGGGGAGGAGTGATTGGGTGATTGGGTGATAGGGTGAATAAGTGATTGGGTGATTGGGTGATTGGGTGATTGGGTGGGTTGGCCATTATTTTTTTGACTTTACCTCGATTAACTGAATCAGCCACATCACCTCATCACTTTATCACCCTATCACTCTTCACTAACCCAACTCACAATTTAGCATCCAGCGGATTCCGAATTTGTCTTTGAGCATACCATAGCGGGCGCCCCAAAAGGTTGTTTCCAACGGCATAGTCACTTCACCACCTTCTGAAAGCAGTTCAAACAGCCTATCCTGCTCTTCTTCAGAATCTATATTTATGTTCAGCTGCACGTTATCACCTTCTGTTATATCCTTATGAGGTGCGCCGTCCGAAAACATCATATGGATACCGTCCGCTTTCAGTTCGCCGTGCATGATCTTTTGTTTGTGCTCGTCATCCACCGGCATTTCAGTATCTCCAAAGCGCTGCAAAGCGGTGATCTCACCATCCAGGCACTCTTTGTAGTAATTCATGGCCTCTTCGCAGTTTCCCCGAAAAAATAAATATGGAACAAGCGTTTTCATGATAGAAGTATGTTAGTTAGATGTTAGGGCATATACTAAAATATTTGTGCCCATTTGCAAAGCTTTTTGTCGGAGTGATTGCGGGGTATTGTGTACATCAGCATCCGCCCAGCCATCACTGAGATTAGATTCATAACTGAAAAACACCACAAGCCGCCCTTCATGAAATATCCCAAATCCCTGTGGCGGTTTACCATCGTGTTCGTGGATTTTGGGCAGTCCATTCTCAAAAGTATAAATCTGATCGTAGATAGGATGATTGAAGGGAATCTCGATAAACTCTTCATCCGGAAAGACTTCTTTCATGGCCGGACGGATGTACTCATCCAGTCCGTAATCGTCATCTATGTACAAAAAACCACCATTCTGCAGGTACTCGCGCACGTTTCGGGCTTCCGTTGAAGTGAGAGCAATGTTTCCGTGGCCGGTCAGGAAAACAAAAGGGTAGGAATGGAGGTCGGCGCTTCCGAGAGATACATCCGTGTAGGAATCTGCTATCTGGATTGGGACATTACTCTTGGTGAAGGAGATAAGATTCTCCAAAGCAGAAGGGTCATTATACCAGTCTCCGCCTCCGCGATATTTAGCCCGGGCAATTTCGAACTCCCCGGAGCTTTGGGCATAGATAACGGGATTTCCTGTAAAAGCCAGGAACGGTAATAAAACATAGAGAAAGGTTAAGCGCATAAACTGATCTGTAACGAATTGAATTTTAGAGCGCAGTGAACTGAATAAAATATAGCATATTGATATTCATTATCACAGAGTCGATCACATCTAAGATAATACCGTGCAGGTATGCTTTTTATTGTTACAGATTGGGATTTCGCTCCACATTCGTGGTTACCGTATCTGAAGCAAGGGAACCGAACACGCCAATACCACCATCTACATGATAAATGACATTTTGGATTTCACCGGGAGAAAGGGTGGAACCGCCCAGCTGTACTTGTTGGGATCGCACGAAGTCATATACGTTATCGTCTAAGGTGTTAGCCACAATATCATTCACCCCATAAAATGCGATACCGATCCAGGGATACTTAACTGTAACCGAGCCATCCGGGTTGACCTCAAAATTACCCTCGTTGATGATGCCGGAACTGTTATTAGACAGCAGCGTTAGGTCTTCTTCAGGGTCATCACTGTCCCGAAACACGTCTGCATAAAAGGGAGTGAGGTCTTCAGCATCAGGTTCAAAGCTGATGGCATTAAATACAAAAATGTTCTGCCGGCCGGGATATGAGCTTTCACTCAGTGTAATTTCAAGCTGTTTGGTAGATTGATAGACCACAGACTCTGCAACACCACCTAAAATCTCAAAGCTTCCCGGAATGATGGTATGGGCAGTGATAACATCGTTGGAACCGGGGAAAGAAATGTGCAACTGATACGTTCGTTCCGGAATGACCGCATGATTTTGGTCGGGTTGATAGATACCGGTTTCAGCATTTGAGTAGGTAAATGATTGCTCTACGGAGCTTTCGGGTCCGTTTGCCAGCAGGCGAACTTCTATAATTGCATCATTTACTGCGGCTTCCTCAAAATCGTATACTTCATCAGCCGGAATGGTGGTAGAAAGCCGAACCTGTGGTAACTGACGATTGGCAACCAGGTATGATTCAACCACATATAATTCCTCATAGTCATCTTGCGGATAGACATTACACGAAGTGATAAGAGCCGAAGCAAAAAATATTAATAGCGTTAGTTTCTTCATGTTACTAAAAGTTGACGGTGTAGGAAATTGAAGGCAGAATGGGCAGCAGGTAAACAGGATTACGCTCCACCGGGTTTTCATCAAAGTCGAAGCTGTAGAACCATACATTACGGCGGGAATACACGTTGATGAGTTGCAGCTGTAGCTCTGAATCGCCCAGGTCAAAGAACTTGCCTTTTCGTGAGAACGATACATCCATTCGGTGATAACTTGGGAGCCTGGAGGCATTAACCCGCCCAACGGTAAAGGTGTTACGGTCGTCAAAGGTCCATGGTAAGTCGAGCTGTACATATCGGCCCAGTACCTTGGTGTAAGATTGCCCGGTGGCAAAGTTAAATGAAGCGGTAACTTTCCAGCGTTCATTGAACTGATAATTTCCAACGAGGTTGATATCATGCCGGCGATCGTATTTTGGAGGGTAGAAACGAGCGGTTTGCCCCTGTTCGGTAATCTCAGAATTGTAACCCGGGTATCGCCTCCAGGTGTAGCCCAGTGTATAACCGATAAACCCGGTGAAATCCCCGGCTCTTTTTTCAAAAAACACTTCTACTCCGTATGCACTTCCGTCTCCCACACGAAATAAATCTTCATATAAAAGTCCGGCAACGTCGGGAAGAAAGGGATCAAGCTCGAACAGGTCTTCCATGGTTCGGTAATAGACTTCAACATCAAGTCCATACCCTTCAAAAGGAATGGTTTTAGCTCCGAGTACGAACTGATCTCCGTAAGCAGGGGAGACGCCTTCGGCGGAAGTCAGCCACACATCAAAGCCGGAAAAGGCTTCGTTGGTTACAAGGGTGAGGAACTGATTGTACCGACCATAGGCAGCCTGAAGGCGTACCCGGCTTCCGGGCCTGTATTCCATGGAGAAACGGGGTTCAATACGCACGTAATCTCCATCTGAAAAATAGTTCATACGTACCCCCGGGGTGAAAATCCATTGGTCGTTGGGTCGCCATTCATCCTGTATATAAAAAGACGCATATTGATTCTGAATGCGGCTCCCAAAGGTGTCCTGGCCATCAAAAGTATCCTGCAGTTTGAAGGTGAAGATTCCGGACCAAATCCCGGTTTCGATAGTGTGGTTGTTGCCGGGCAAATATTCAAGATCGGCTTTCAGGGAAAAATCATAGATGTTATTGGAGCGGGTGAACTTTGTCCCGGCAAAATCAAACCCCGGGAAATTGAAGTACCGGGAGCCGGTAAGAACAAAGTTAGAGAACAGTTTTTCTGAGAAGATGTGTGTCCAATTGCCGCTTAATGTCTGATTTCCATAATTCAGGTCAAACTCAGCATCTTCCGCAAAAGGGAAAGTTACCTGATCCTGTCCGGCATAAAAGGCGAGGGATAATTTATCGTTTTGGGTGGCATCGAAATTCACTTTTCCGTTAAAATCGTAGAAATAGAATTGACTGGGTACGTTATCCGTAGTTTGGCGAAGACCGGCCAGCAGGGGCTCAAGGGTAGAGCGCCGTGCTGAAAACATCCAGGACCCTTTGCTGTACGGCCCTTCAATCGAAGCCCGGGAAGCCAGTAATCCAACGGTTGCGGTACCGTCCATTTCATTCCGGTTTCCGTCTTTGTTGTAGATTGTCAGGACCGAACCCAATCGGCCGCCATATTCAGCCGGGTATCCGCCTTTATATAATCGCACGTCTTTAATGGCATCGGGATTGAAGGTAGAGAAGAAGCCAAAAAAGTGACTGGGGTTGTACACAGTGGTCCGGTCTAAAAGGATCAGGGTTTGATCCGGACTTCCCCCACGGATATATAAACCGCTTGAAAAATCTGAGGCGGCTTTAACGCCGGGCAGCAGCTGGATGGAGCGAAATACGTCGGCTTCGAAAACAGACGGAAGCTCCTGAATCAGCTGGGCATCAACCTGCACAGTTCCGATGTTCTTCTGTTCTTCTTCCTCCCGGCTGGAGCGTACCACTATTTCATCCAGTTCCACACTTTCGGGAACCAGCTCAACATCCAATCTCAGGTTCTCCCCCGGTTCAAGCGTAATTTGTTGTCGATATGGTTTGTACCCTATGTAACTGCAAAAAAGGGTGTAGGTGCCAGGCTGAATATTGGGCAGCGAATAATACCCTAATGTATTGGAAGCCGTACCTTTGTTGATTTCCTGGAAGCCTATATTTGCACTGATGAGCGTTTCCCCGGTTTCAGAATCAGTGATGTATCCATTTAAAGAAGCGGCTTGCTGAGCGTTAACAGATGTAAATCCCCCGATGATAAAAATAAATGCCAGTAAGAGTGTGCGATACATGAAGTTTGAGTCGTCTGAAATTTTGAGCTACTTACACGAACTATTGCAAAGAAAGTTAGCGCTAAATTCATTCCCGAATGTTAAGAAAGTATTACTGCGGGTTCTTTTCAAAAAAGGTTGTTTTATTAGTTGGTGTAAGTGCGAAGGGCTGAACCCCTTCGCTTGTGTACCGGAAGGTTTGGTTGCCTGTGTAAAGAGGGGGGGGTTGGGTGTATTCCGGTAAGTAAGCGAGTCGTTTACGGCATCGAATGGTTGATTTACGCGTGAAGGGTTCTTCAATTTATTATTTCCCTTATTTAATAACCCGCTGGTCTCATGTTCATTTTGGCTTGATCCAAAACGAACCAAAAGATCAAGGCGG
This genomic window contains:
- a CDS encoding DUF4249 family protein; amino-acid sequence: MKKLTLLIFFASALITSCNVYPQDDYEELYVVESYLVANRQLPQVRLSTTIPADEVYDFEEAAVNDAIIEVRLLANGPESSVEQSFTYSNAETGIYQPDQNHAVIPERTYQLHISFPGSNDVITAHTIIPGSFEILGGVAESVVYQSTKQLEITLSESSYPGRQNIFVFNAISFEPDAEDLTPFYADVFRDSDDPEEDLTLLSNNSSGIINEGNFEVNPDGSVTVKYPWIGIAFYGVNDIVANTLDDNVYDFVRSQQVQLGGSTLSPGEIQNVIYHVDGGIGVFGSLASDTVTTNVERNPNL
- the dnaG gene encoding DNA primase — protein: MISDEKKEEVRAAADIVEVVSDYVKLKRSGSGFVGLCPYHDEKTPSFNVTPRLEIFKCFGCGESGDVFKFVMDQEGVGFNEAVRQLAERYGVFIPEEDNEEPSENTQLREGIYHALKFAGVFYYRNLIENPEAEKAIKYLENRGYNREVYKKFGLGFSPSGGEELWKAAKNAGIDENYLVEADLIKPSNRGSGFYDTFRGRLMFPIFNPTGKVIAFAGRVLGNEKTAKYINSSQTKVYNKSEVVYGVNFARNEIRKNKEVILVEGYTDVITLHEQGIKNVVASSGTSLTAGQMKILHRYGERIVMIYDSDDAGQTAMKRGINIALAEGMEVQLLELPEDQDPDSFVKQFGKESFEELKKEEAGDFVDFLLLKAGEEGRLEKPTEIPKVITEILESIANIKDSIQRQVYVQYLHQKMQKFQKVKESDLYEQLERVMNDRRWEEKRSQRREEARQRFQEDRATQDPGMEGGPMDEPPHPSGAAVSERPQPRSRKKPHFEKELIRLMITYGRSMVEYICSFTNSKLFEDDELRMFYEDIIERYKEEKEISVNVYSGMDDPFPRLVGDVLLEQHTASDRHEEKVGLKYEKDKNPYKTAKSSIRASQINFYRHKQNELADKIAAAKGEEKLELMERQKDIKSKLTRRETTDPDDLYPDPDSDIDHQVNDKVFQYKMKGEE
- a CDS encoding DUF4159 domain-containing protein yields the protein MRLTFLYVLLPFLAFTGNPVIYAQSSGEFEIARAKYRGGGDWYNDPSALENLISFTKSNVPIQIADSYTDVSLGSADLHSYPFVFLTGHGNIALTSTEARNVREYLQNGGFLYIDDDYGLDEYIRPAMKEVFPDEEFIEIPFNHPIYDQIYTFENGLPKIHEHDGKPPQGFGIFHEGRLVVFFSYESNLSDGWADADVHNTPQSLRQKALQMGTNILVYALTSN
- a CDS encoding glycoside hydrolase family 3 N-terminal domain-containing protein, which codes for MKSRFSTAFFIVIGFLLIDTTAGNTQSLSEFLFGQTVQNFPEKTIDKSSEEYLDSLIVHTTLKEKIGQLFFIPAEGEFTNREDRNYKLLEEMVQKHHVGGIIFMRGDIYGQAIMTNKLQRMAKFPLWVSQDMEFGAAMRVSGTTRFTPAMGVAATGDKRNAFMMGKITAIEAKALGVHQIYAPVLDVNNNPDNPVINVRSFSGDPQIVSEFGTAFMQGVQSERLVATAKHFPGHGDTDVDSHSDLPVVNYDYNRLDSLELIPFRAAIDGGIGSVMSAHIAFPNMNPTEFLPATLDSVILGSLLMDSLKFDGMVVTDGLEMKGISSKFSPGRAVVQALNAGADIMLISPDVYTAINEVQQAVEDGEITEERINKSFAKLMLWKQQYGLFDSENQADINELDTKINTAFHEAEARRIARESITLLKNENNILPLLPSEYPEIMVVSVADDRSGRTGSDFVKELRDYHPDVTFHIYDERTSEQDKRRILNKAGEVDLIIIGSFLHLRNGQTVHLNSEQQYFLNNLVKSRKPTVLVSFGNPYVLSDLKDTDAHVLGWYHSSQQVHGVVPALFGASKISARLPIEIPGLYPLGAGLEMEHTTLRFGEPEEVNLDHEKLFEVDRIISEAIRDSVFPGAVVGIVKDGVLAYNRGYGYQDYEKTEAVRDTDVFDLASITKVMATTTAIMKLVDEGELTLDDPVANYIEKFKTDKKKDITIRDLLLHQSGLPAFRVYVDSLTERNQIVEAIKNEPLIYETGSDYVYSDLGMILLGEIVHEVSGSRLDRFMRNEFYFPMNMYSTFFNPASTSRWLVPRISPTEIDTVFDRGKVRGRVHDERAYFMDGVAGHAGLFSSSIDMAKYSTMLLNEGVYSGKRYLKAETIREFTSKQSEHSGRGLGFDRKSPGGFSTAGMLAGEDTFGHLGFTGTSLWIDREKNMAVILLTNRTFPYRSYGKRISEIRAKVADAAFSAITN
- a CDS encoding cytidine deaminase; translated protein: MSWKPLYEQSYVPYSSNKHACVVESKSGKCYAGVRIENISYPLTIPAAQAACAICLSEGEIPAKIYTQDPASEQLDYWAKEFELEVIETNNPPQDKLEDLFHPSEKEFEVLPRLKTLLDKAVTPNSDFPVSAILFTEDGYFEGVNVEVSAWTHGICAERVAISKAFAAGHTEFTRLEVHTRKGEISSPCGACRQVISELLPYHDIVLHHSDGTQSEHLSLDLLPFSFKSSALKK
- a CDS encoding VOC family protein, with the protein product MKTLVPYLFFRGNCEEAMNYYKECLDGEITALQRFGDTEMPVDDEHKQKIMHGELKADGIHMMFSDGAPHKDITEGDNVQLNINIDSEEEQDRLFELLSEGGEVTMPLETTFWGARYGMLKDKFGIRWMLNCELG
- a CDS encoding histone H1, with translation MSRVEEIKNLVEETTVEMEKFYDKGNKAAGTRARKGLQELKKLAQEIRLEIQDIKNKD
- a CDS encoding TonB-dependent receptor; the protein is MYRTLLLAFIFIIGGFTSVNAQQAASLNGYITDSETGETLISANIGFQEINKGTASNTLGYYSLPNIQPGTYTLFCSYIGYKPYRQQITLEPGENLRLDVELVPESVELDEIVVRSSREEEEQKNIGTVQVDAQLIQELPSVFEADVFRSIQLLPGVKAASDFSSGLYIRGGSPDQTLILLDRTTVYNPSHFFGFFSTFNPDAIKDVRLYKGGYPAEYGGRLGSVLTIYNKDGNRNEMDGTATVGLLASRASIEGPYSKGSWMFSARRSTLEPLLAGLRQTTDNVPSQFYFYDFNGKVNFDATQNDKLSLAFYAGQDQVTFPFAEDAEFDLNYGNQTLSGNWTHIFSEKLFSNFVLTGSRYFNFPGFDFAGTKFTRSNNIYDFSLKADLEYLPGNNHTIETGIWSGIFTFKLQDTFDGQDTFGSRIQNQYASFYIQDEWRPNDQWIFTPGVRMNYFSDGDYVRIEPRFSMEYRPGSRVRLQAAYGRYNQFLTLVTNEAFSGFDVWLTSAEGVSPAYGDQFVLGAKTIPFEGYGLDVEVYYRTMEDLFELDPFLPDVAGLLYEDLFRVGDGSAYGVEVFFEKRAGDFTGFIGYTLGYTWRRYPGYNSEITEQGQTARFYPPKYDRRHDINLVGNYQFNERWKVTASFNFATGQSYTKVLGRYVQLDLPWTFDDRNTFTVGRVNASRLPSYHRMDVSFSRKGKFFDLGDSELQLQLINVYSRRNVWFYSFDFDENPVERNPVYLLPILPSISYTVNF